The DNA sequence GTGCTGGCTACGCTTCAAGCGCAGAACATCAATAAATTCAACCTGATCACCGGTACGGAAGCTCCCCCGGCAGGCTGGAAAGCAGACTAACTCCGTTTGTAGCGTAGCGCATTGACAGGATCCATTCCAGGATCTGCCAGCAGTTACTGACTACGAACCCAAACGAACACAAATCATGGCAGAAATTAACACTGGCGGTGGTGGTGGTAAGCATGATGGTGGTAAGGTACGGTCCAAGAAAGCATCAACCCGGGTGGATATGACGCCCATGGTTGACTTGGGATTTCTCCTGATTACCTTTTTCATTCTCGCCACTACCCTGAGCAAGCCATCTTCGATGACGCTCAACGTGCCGGATAAAACCAAGACCGAGGAGACGGAACCGATCAAAGCGTCGAACGTAATGACGATCTTCCTGGGCAAAGACAACAAAGCCCATTACATCTTCGGTAAAGCAGCAAACGAGGACCCTGAAGTGAAGACGGTTGGATACGGCTACGAATTCCGCCAGGCCATTCAGGAGAACGCCCGGAAGGTTCCCGGCGACAAGTTTGTGGTCGTTATCAAGCCAACCAAGCAGTCAACCTATAAGAACATGGTTGACGTGCTGGACGAGATGGCCATCACAAAAACGAAGCGGTACGCACTGGTTGACCAGTTGACACCGGATGAGAAAAAAATTCTCAAGGACAAAGCTAACCTAGACGCATAATAACACCATGGCAGAGAATCCCCAAAACGCGACACTCGATGATATAGTGTTTGCGAACCGGAACAAGGCGTATGGTGCCTATTCGTTGCGGAAAGAGTACCCCAAAACCGTAACACGTGCCCTCATTATTGGTGGCATCCTGTTCACACTTGGTGTACTGGCCCCAACAATCATTACAGCCCTGACTCCGGAAGAAGAAAAGCAGGCAATGGTAGAGGTTGACTTAATGAAGTTGCCCCCACCGCCTATCGATCCGAATGAGCCACCACCACCGCCCCCACCACCGGTTGAAGTACCGAAGGTGAACACGGTGAAATTCCTCCCACCCGAAGTAAAACCGGACGAGGAAGTACCCGAGGAGACCCCGCCACCGGCAGTTGAAGAACTGAAGGAAGCGGTTGCCGCTGAACAGACGCAGGAAGGTGACCCCAATGCGGAAGAAATCATTGCTGCGCCAGAAGCATCGGCAGCCCCAACGAAAGTTGAGGTAGCCGTGGAAGCCGCCCCCAAAGAAGAGCAGATCTTCACCGTGGTTGAGCAGCAGCCTGAATTTACCGGTGGTATGGCCGCTTTAGGTCAGTATCTGAGCAAAAACCTTCGCTACCCGGCCGCTGCTCAGCGCGCGAACGTAGCGGGACGTGTATTCGTAAGTTTCGTCGTAAATACCGACGGTAGTATTCAGGATGTACAGGTGTTGAAAGGTCTGGGCTTCGGCACGGACGAAGAAGCACAACGGGTTGTGAAAGGCATGCCGAAATGGCGTCCTGGTAAGCAATCGGGCCGTCCTGTTCGGGTTAAGTACAACCTGCCGATCAACTTTACGCTGGAATAATTTCCTATGCGCAGACAAAGTAAAGGACCAGCGCGGCTGACGCTGTATATTGCAGTGCTGGCTTCGCTGGCGTACCTGGGAGGAGGCATCGCACTGATAGCCTCCTCTCAGTCTTTTGGTGTATTTCCGGAACCTGGATTACTTCGCTACGGCATGGGTGCCCTGCTGTTGATATACGGAGGTTTTCGGGCATATCGCGCGTATCAACGTTTCCAGGAAGATGATTAGAGACATTATTGGGAAGTTTGTGATCCCGGCAGCTATGCTGGTGAGCCTAATGGGCTGCGGAAACGGCAAATCGGATTTGGACAATCCATCGCGGGGTACCATCACGGTGGCTGCCGACGAATCATTTCTACCCCTGGTTACCCAGTTAACCCAGGCCTATTCAGGTATCTATCCAAATACCCGCTTCAATGTTGTTTTCAAACCTGAGCAGCAAGCGATCAACATGATGCTCCACGACAGCGCCCGAATCGTGTTTACGACTCGTAAACTGACGAAAAATGAGCGTTTGGTGCTGGATAATCTGAAGATCAAGGGCGCTACGGAGAAAATCGCAACCGATGGTGTAGCGCTCATCGTGAACCGGGCTAATACCGACAGCCTGATCACGATGAATGAGTTACGAAATATTTTTAGCGGACGGACCAAACAATGGTCACAGCTAAAAGGTAGTAACCAGCAAAGTCCAATTACCCTGGTCTTTGATAACAATAATTCCAGTAACCTGGATTTTATACTTGACACCCTTAAGGTGACCGACTTAAAAAATCTGCGTATTTTTACGACGAAGTCCAACCGTGAGGTTATCGAGTTTGTGCGGAAAAATCCGTCGGCACTGGGCTTTATTGGCGTGAACTGGATCAGCGATAGTGATGAACCATTGTCGGTTGAGTTAGCCAGTGATCTACGCGTAATGGGGGTTTCGAATAAAGAAAACCCAACTGGACGAGCTGACTATTTCCAGCCTTTTCAGGAAGATCTGGGTATGCAGCGGTACCCATTACGCCGTCCTGTGTATATTTTAAGCCGGGAGAGTCATCCCGGTTTAGGGGGCGGGTTGATTAATTATATTGCCCGCGATGCCGGTTCGCTGATTGTACGTAAATTGGGCCTTTGGCCTGCAGTACAATATAATAGGGAGGTGAATATCACTAAGTAAGTAAGTTTTTTGCTTCGGTCGCAATTTTTTAGTTTTGCCAAGTGTTTATTAGACACAACTAACTTTTTCCCATTTCCAACCTGAAATACATGATGAACAACCAGAAAAAGTCGCTGTTGACCATCCTGTTTGTAGGAGCTTCCTTAACTGCTCCGCTGATGGCGCAGGACCTGCAAACAGCCTTGAAAGACATCGATGCTGAGCGGTTTACCAAAGCAGGTCAAACGTTGACACAATTAGCGTCCAGTTCACCTTCGGCGGATAACCAATTTTATCTTGGTTATTATTACCTGAAAAGTGGACAAATTGATCAGGCTAAAGCTGCTTTCGAAAAAGGCGCTGCCGCTGATGGTAAAAACCAGTTGAACAATATTGGTTTGGCTGGCGTGGCTCTGATGAAGAAAGACCGCGCAACGGCAAAAACCCTGATCGATAACGCCGTTAATCAGACAAAAAGTAAAAACCAGGAAGTCCTGATTCGGGCGGCAGAAATGTACACCCTGTCGGATCAGACGAACGATCCGGCTGAAGCACTGCGTCTATTGACCATTGCTGACGAAAAGGATAAGAAGAACGAGCGGGCTGATATCGAAATGATCATGGGTGACGCTTACTTCCTGAAAAATGACGGTGGTAACGCAATCACGAAATATGAAAACGCGCTTGCCATTACGCCTACCCTGGCTGAAGCAAATTACAAAATCGGCCAGCTCTATTTGCGTGGTAAGAACTACACTAAAGCACAGGAGTTCTTCAAACTGGCCATCCAGAATGATCCTGAGTTTGCCCCTACCTACCGCGCTTATGCCGACGCACTGGCCAACTCGCGGGCTTACAAGAGCGCAGCACAGAACTACGAACTATACGTTCAGAAAAGCGGTACAACAGATCCTGAACTGCTGTTGGACGTAGCCCGGTACAAGTTTCTGGCCGAAGATTATCAGGGAGCTACCGCTTACCTGGATCAACTGAAAGGAAAGGTGAACAACCCGATCATTGACCGCATGTATGGTTGGGCGTACACAGCGCTTGGCAAGAATAACGAAGCCGTTGAATCACTGAATCGGTTCATATCGACAGCTCCGCAGAAAGTGATGTATGACGACTACAAGTATCTGGGTCGTGCGCAGGGACAACTGGGTACGCCAGAAGGAGACTCGCTGAGCATCGTTAACCTGGAAAAAGCAGCCGCTCAGGACACGACCGAGAACCTGTATCGCGAAATTGCGAAGAAGTTCTACGACACGAAGCGTTATGACAAAGCTGCTGACTACTACGCGAAGACCATCAAGAATGACAAGAAGCCATTGAACAATGACTACCTGTTCAACGCGTTGTCTAACTACCAGTATGCTTTCCGGGTAGGTCGTGATTCAACGATGGCTCCGATGGATACGTCTCAGATTCGTCAGGCTAAGCAGATGTACTTCCTGCGTGCTGATTCGGCCTTCGCTCAGATGGCCCAGCAGGTCGAGAAAACAGCTGGTGAGACTTATCCGCTGGCTTACTACTACCGTGGTCAGTCGACGTACTATGCTTACCCACCGGCTATCTCGCTGGCATCGGGTGCAGCTGTTCCCTACTACGAAAAGTTCATTGAACTCGCTAACGCAGAAACGGACGCGGCTAAGAAACAATCTTACGCCAAGAACCTGATCACGTCGTATAAATTCCTAGCCTCGTATAACCTGGCCAAGAAAGACGACGCGAAGGCGAAAGAGTACTTTAATAAAGTACTTGAACTGGATCCTAACGACGCGGATGTGAAGAAAGCACTGGATCCGGCCAAGCCAGCCGCAAAACCAGGAACCAAAGCGCCTGCCAAGAAAAGTGCAGCCAGCAAGTAAGCTGATCTAATACAAAACTCAATCAACAACAAAAGCGCGGGCATACTGTCTGCGCTTTTGTTGTTATAACCCGCATAATAAAAAGCACTGACAGCCCAACTTAGTAGTTATTATTTTTCGGGGCTAATCGTAACTTTGCGGGCGCAATTTTTTGTCTGAACGACATTATTTTTATACATCCGTATGCTTAACCTTGTACTGTTCGGCCCACCAGGTGCTGGAAAAGGAACACAGAGTGAGAAATTAATTAAAGAATATAACCTGATTCACCTGTCTACGGGCGACCTTCTGCGGTCACAAATTGCAGCTGGAACGGAACTTGGATTACGGGCTAAACAACTCATGGATCAGGGATTGTTAGTGCCCGACGAAGTTGTGATTGGCATGATCGATTACAAGTTGCGCGAAAATCAACCTGCAGCAGCGTCGGAAACACCAACGGTTGGGGGCTTCATTTTTGACGGCTTTCCCCGTACTGTTCCGCAGGCCGAGGCACTAGATCATCTTTTGGCGCAGTACGATACGAAGATTACGACCATGGTAGCGCTCGTTGTTGACGACGAAGAGCTGATTCGGCGCCTGCTCAAGCGGGGTGAAACCTCCGGTCGTCCCGATGATCAGAATGAGGAGTTGATTCGGCGTCGCGTCATGGAGTACAATAACAAGACAAAACCAGTTGCTGACTATTACGGCCAACAGGATAAATACGTAGCGATCGACGGTATCGGCGACATCGATACCATTTTCGAGGCTATTTGCAGTGAGATTAAACGAGCGGACGTAGGGGCCGAATGACGCGATTCACCCGCAGGCTAAGTGGCTTGGGGTGTTTTGCAGTAAATTACAATCATGGCTTCATCCAATTTTATTGATTACGTAAAGATAAATTGCCGGTCGGGGGCGGGTGGTGCTGGATCTGTTCATTTCCGGCGGGAAAAGCATACCCCTAAAGGCGGCCCGGATGGTGGCGATGGAGGCCGGGGTGGGCATATAATACTGCGGGGAAACTCCCAGATGTGGACATTGCTCCACCTGAAATACCGTAAACACATAAAAGCAGAAAATGGCGTTGCCGGAGAAGGTGGACGTCGTAGTGGTGCCCAGGGAACCGATGTCATTCTCGATGTTCCGCTTGGAACAATAGCCCGCAACCCTGATACGGGTGAGGTGTTGACCGAGATTACTGAAGACGGGCAGGATGTGATCCTGTTTCCTGGCGGCAGGGGTGGCCTGGGTAATGATCATTTTAAAACACCGACTCAGCAGGCTCCCGATTATGCCCAGCCGGGCGAACCGGGCCGCGAAGAATGGGTGGTTCTGGAGCTTAAACTCCTGGCCGATGTTGGCCTGGTAGGCTTTCCTAATGCGGGCAAATCAACTCTTCTATCCGTCGTTTCGGCAGCCCGTCCCGAAATTGCAGACTATCCCTTTACAACCCTTGTACCCAATCTGGGGGTCGTAGCGTATAGAGATTACAAATCGTTCGTCATGGCCGATATTCCCGGCATCATCGAAGGTGCTTCACAGGGAAAAGGACTTGGACTGCGCTTTCTTCGACACATCGAACGAAATTCGATACTACTGTTTTTAGTACCGGCTGATTCAGAGGATATTCGAAACGAGTATAATACGTTATTGAATGAGCTGCGGGAATACAATCCCGAGCTAATGGATAAAACGCGTTTGCTGGCTATTTCTAAAATTGACCTTGTCGATCAGGAGGAGCTGGACCGTTTAAAGGAAAATTTGCCCAGGAACGTACCGGCTGTATTTATTTCGGCGGTCAATCAGCAAGGGCTGGAAGAATTGAAGGATACGATCTGGAAAAGTCTGACTACTGCGAATGAACCGGGATAGCAACTGTAGACTATCCATAAAAGCGCGGCCAGCGTAGCGACCAGGGCCGCATTTCTCAATGCTATGAAACACGTTTCCGTATTTTTTTGTGCGGCATTTCTTTTAGTATTACCAATCGTAACACGAGCCCAGGTTCAGGTTTCCTTCCCAACTAGCCGGGCGGTGTTGCAACGCAACACCAGCAATCAGGCAACTATTCGTGTTACGGGTATCTATACAACCGCCGTTTCACGCATAGAAGCACGATTAGTAGCACGAGATGGACAGGGAACGTCGACCGACTGGCGGACCATTCAGGACAATCCGGCTGGCGGCACATACGCTGGTGATGTAACCGGGCAGGGCGGCTGGTATAACCTCGAGGTTCGGGGTATAAACGGCGACCAGCAGGTGGGTAATGTTACTTCAGTCGAGCGAGTGGGGATTGGTGAGGTGTTCGTTATAGCGGGCCAGTCGAACGGCCAGGGTGTACACCAGGACGCTCCGAATCCACGCAACGATCGGGTTAACTGCGTTAATTACCGCTATCCGAATGAAGGCTTTCCCAACGACCCACCCGTTCCCACGTTTACTCAACTCGACAACAGTCCGGATTTTACCATTGCCCCCCGCGGTACAGGTAGCTGGTGCTGGGGCCAACTGGGCGACCTGCTGGTTAAGCGTCTGAACGTACCCGTTATGTTTTTCAATGCGGCCTTCTCAGGAACCGCCGTTCGCAACTGGCAGGAAAGCGCCCCCGATGGTGGGGTGGCCTATGGTATTATAAACGGTGAGCCTTACCTGGCCCGTCAGCCATACATCAATCTGAAAATTGCGCTTCAGTTCTACGCTAACATGCTTGGCGTACGGGCCGTACTCTGGCACCAGGGAGAGACAGATAACCTCGTCAATACGGAACAAAGCCGGTATGTAAACGAACTTCAGTTCGTCATCAACCAAAGTCGTCAGGACTACGGCCGCAATGTACCCTGGATGGTAGCTCGCGCTTCATACGGCGATTTCATCGGTGGGTCCGATCCGGCAATCATTGCGGCTCAGAACCAGGTGATTTCCAGCTCTCAGAATGTTTTTGCCGGTCCCGAAACCGACAATATCCAGATTCCGCGCAGCCGACCACCCCTCAACGACGGCCTGCACTTCGACTTCAATGGACTGGTAGATCTAGCCAATGCCTGGAGTAACAGCTTAAACGACTCCTTCTTCCAGCGCGCTACGCCTATCACAGCGGCTCCGGCACCGAGCATATCCGCAGCCTGCGCGGGCGGTAATAACGTAACCTTTACGGTTAACGGCGATTACAGCAGTATTCAATGGGAAACGGGCGAAACGGGCCGGTCAATCACAAGAGGTCCCGGTTCGCAGGTTCGGGCCAAAGTGAAAGACAGCCGGGGAAACACGCAGTTTTCCAGCCTGCTACGCGTCTCTGACCTACCCGTAGCTACCGTAATTGGGAACGGGCCACCAGCTGTATGTATCGGCAGTAGCCTGGGACTTACAACAAACTACGACAACAATGTAACCTGGATCAACCAGCAGAATAACCAGACCGTATCCACAAGCCGAACGTTGAATACGTCGTCGGCGGGCGCGTATTACGTCTCGTATCGGGATGTAAGCGGCTGTACGTTCGTTTCCAATGTACTTAACGTAACGGTTAATCCATTGCCTGCCACGCCAACCATCGCCAATGACAAACCAACTACCTTCTGCCAGGGCGATAACACAGTACTTCGGGGCAGTAGCACAAATGTGCGGTATAACTGGAGCGATGGCCAGCAGAACCAGACTATTACCGTAGGTGCATCAGGCTCCTATTTTACGACGGTAACCGACCAGAACAACTGTACATCGGCGCAATCGAACACGATCGTCGTAACCGCCAATCCGGTACCCGCCAAGCCCGCTATCGCGCTGAGCGGGCCTACTACCTTTTGCGCCGACCAGAATATTACGTTAACAGCACCGGATGGTCTTACCTATCAGTGGACGGGCGGGCTGACAACTCGTGCTATTACCATCAACCAGGCGGGCAATTATTCGGTACAGACCCGGAATCAATTCGGCTGTAGTTCGGTCCAGTCGGACGTGATCACGATCCGGGTAAATCCCTTACCAGCCACGCCAACTGTCTCGGCGGCCGGTCCTACTACCTTCTGCGACGGAAATCAGGTTACCCTCAACGCAGCCAGTAATCTGGACATTGTATGGTCCAGCGGCCAAAATAGCAAAGCCATTACGGTGACAACATCGGGCAATTATGCCGCTCGTTCGCGCGATCAGAACGGGTGTCTATCGCCTAGCTCATCCGCTATTGCCGTAGTCGTCAATCCGCTGCCAGCTGCCCCAACAATTCTCTCAAACCGCGAACCTATCATCTGTGAGGGTGACCGAATTACCTTCCGGGTCGAAGGACCGTTCACGGTATTCTGGAATACGGGAGACTCGACACAGACGATCACCACGAACCGGGCCGGTAATTACTCCGCCCGCGTACGGGATGTAAACGGGTGCGTATCGCCACAGTCACGGGCAACAACCGTCGAGTTACGACCCCTGCCTCCTGCTCCAAGCATCAACATGATTGGTACGTATACGCTCGAAGCCATCAGCTCAACCAATGGTACACAGTTTCGCTGGCGCCGGGACAACGATTCGCTGGCCGTATCTACCGCTGTCATCAAAGCCAGCCAGTCCGGAAACTACACGGCTCGTTCGTCGATCATCTACTCCCCAACACTTACCTGCTTTTCGGTTCCTTCGGCGGCTTACGCTTTCACCATCGAGCCCGGCAGCGACGGTTTAAGTGTTTACCCGAACCCAAGTCCGGACAAGGTAGTCATCGTGGAAACTCAGAATACGCTGACCAATGCTACCCTGACGGTTTATACCCTGACTGGCCAACTCGTTTTAACAACCGTTGTACCTTCCTTCGATGACCGGAAGCGATTGCAGCTTACCGGCGTGTTGCCGGGTCAATACCTGCTGCGGGTACAAGCCGCTGATTTCGACGTTTCAAAACGAATTCTGGTCGGTTTGTAATATTAATACGGGACTTGCCGTTCAATCATAGATAATAACTCTAATTTTGTATTTTACCGGGAATGCGTCGGCACTGAGCAATGACCTTCAGCAGCACAGTCCGTACTTGCTCAAGACACGTATATGCTCTTGACCGGGTGGTAGTCTGTCCGGCAAAAGCAGTTATTAATTCACAAAGAATGAGCAACCACTATCGTTTACTAGGACTTTTTGTTCTTGGCTTCCTGCTGGCCGGATACGCAGCAGTAGCCCAGACAAGCAGTCAAGCCGTTAAAATCACTTATCCCGAAAGTCGGGCCGTATTCCAACGGGAAAATGACAATACCTGTACAATATATTTATCGGGTAACTACAGCCAGCCCGTTGACAGTGTACAGGCTCGCGTGCAGGCAGAAGTAACGGGGCAGGGCATCAATACCGACTGGGTCACTGTTCAGCGTAGTCCGCAGGGTGGCATCTTTCAGGGTTCGCTGCGGGCAAAAGGCGGCTGGTACCGACTCGAAGTCCAGGCCTTTGCGGGTGGTACGATCATTGGCACCGACGTCGTTCGGAAAGTAGGTATCGGTGAAGTTTTCATCATCACAGGTCAGTCCAACGCTCAGGGCTTTCAGAACTTTGGGGCCGTAGGAGCCACCGATGACCGGGTTAACTGCGTTACCTACGATAACTTCACGGCCAACTCCCTGTCCGATCCCCCATCCCCTACCTTTCAGCAATTGAGCGCGGCAGCTATAATTGGTCCGCGTGGCAAGAGCGCCTGGTGCTGGGGTGTTCTGGGTGATCTGATTGCCAAACAGTATCAGGTACCCGTTCTGTTTATCAACACTGCCTGGCAGGGGACTGTAATCCGTAACTGGCGGGACAGTGCCGAAGGGAAGGTTGCAAAGAATATTTTCGCGATGGGCACACCAGACGAAAATTTCCCCAATGGCATGCCCTACGCCAACCTGGTTATTGCACTACGGTACTACTGCTCCATCCAGGGATTGCGGGCCGTTTTGTGGCAGCAGGGGGAAAATGATAACGTCCCGCTGAACTCAACCCGGCAGGCCTACAGCGAGGACATGCAGTATATTATTAACAAGACCAGAGCTGACACCCGCCGGTATCCAGCCTGGGTACTGGCCCGCTCGTCGTACAATGCGGGCAAGGTAAGTCAGGAGATTATTCAAGCGCAGAATGACGTTATTAACACCTACAACAACAACGTTTTTGCGGGTCCCTTCACAGACAATATTCAGGTTCCACGTTACGAAGGTGAAGTTCACTTTGGTGGCGATGGTCTGAAGCAGCTGGGCCAGGCTTGGTTTGAGAGTCTGAATGCCGTTTTCTTCGCCAGTTCCCGGCCGTTACCACCGTTGGCTCCCCCAACGGTCAGTGTTGCCTGTGCAGCCTCGAACAACTCGCTCACCCTGAAGCTTCCGGATTTATACAAATCATACACCTGGAACTCGGGACAAAGCAGCCAGTCGATCAATGTCAGCCAGACGGGGGTGTATCGGGCTGTTCTGAAAGATGAATATGGCAATACCTACCTGTCGCCCACCGTTGACGTACAGGGTCCCATCCAGCCAGCGAATCCGACTATCTCGCTGGCAAGCCGGCCAAATCAGATCGCTGATACTCAGCAACAGATCTGCACCGATTCGTCGCTGGTTTTACTGGCCAATACCTCGTCCAATAGTTCGGCCAGCTGGAGTACAGGAACAGTCAGTAAAACGATACGTCTAAGCCAGGCTGGCACATACACGGCACAAGCCATCAGTGTCTACGGCTGTAAATCGGCGCAGACATCGACTATTAACCTGACAGTGCGACCCAAAGTGCCGACCCCAACCGTTGAGCAGGTTGGTACGTATTCACTCCAGGCGACCCTGCCGACCCCAACCGGGGCTCAAACCGACCAGTTCGACTGGCGCAGGGGTGGCGAATTGCTGCCACAGACAGGTCGGGAAATCAAGGTTGTCGTTACGGCCAACTACACGGCCCGGGCTAAGTCGACATTCACGATCAATACAAACAACAGCATAACCTGCTACTCTGATTTCAGCGCGCCAAAAGGATTCACGTTCGACCAGTCGGCAGGCGGGTTGAGTGTGTACCCAAATCCATCGCGTGACGGCGTGGTGGTAGTCGAAACCCTGGAGAATCTGCCGGATGCCAGCGTGGATGTTTACTCGCTGACGGGCCAGCAGCTGTACACCCAGCAGATTCCCCTGCTCGACGAGCGCAAAACGGTGAACCTGTCCGGCCTTGCCCAGGGCACATACATTATACGCGTACGCTCATCCGGATTCAACGTATCCCGTCGTATCTTGATCAATCGATAAACTTTCCTCCGTTGGAAATCAGAAAGCCCTTCCACCCCGGAAGGGCTTTCTGATTTCCAACGGAGGAAAGTAGGCGCGGGGCATTTTAGGAAGTGCATAAAACGTTACCATTTCGTACTTTTGGACGTTTGTTTCCCTGAACCACCTGCCAACTTAACTTCGTGGCTCAATTGGTTTTATCGTTACCTTTGTAGCATCTTTCTCAACTATACTTATGAACGCAACCTACGTTCCAGCTGATTACTTACCGGTATTGATCCAATTGGGACTGGCGCTCGGCTTTATCGTGACAACCATGCTTGTTACGCATAACATTGGACCCAAGCGCCACAGCGAGAAAAAAGACGATCCGTTCGAGTGTGGTATTCCTGTTCAGGGGGATGCCCGGACCCCTATCTCGATCAAATATTTCCTGATTGCCATCCTCTTCGTTCTCTTCGATGTAGAGGTCATATTCCTTTACCCATGGGCCGTTAATTTTAAGGGTCTTGGCGTTGCGGGTTTCGTTGAAATGGTCCTGTTCATGGGCCTCTTGCTGGCAGGGTTTTACTACATCATTCGCAAGGGCGTTTTGAAGTGGGAGTAGCCCTAACAGATGAATTTTAAATCATTTATATACGTTGTATAATGAGCAAATACAACGCTTCATATGGCAACTGACATTAAACTAGTAGAAGGCCCGGCCAGCTACGAAGGCCCGGGGTTTCAGGCTACTTCATTCGACAAACTGATTGGTTTGGCCCGGGCGAATTCGCTCTGGCCGTTACCGTTTGCCACCTCCTGCTGTGGCATCGAGTTCATGTCGACGATGGCTTCCCATTACGACCTGGCCCGGTTCGGTTCCGAGCGTCCCAGCTTCTCCCCGCGCCAGGCCGATATGCTGCTTGTGGCGGGTACCATTGCCAAAAAGATGGCTCCCATCGTTAAACAGGTGTATCTGCAAATGGCCGAACCCCGCTGGGTTATTGCCATTGGTGCCTGTGCTTCGAGTGGCGGTATTTTTGATACGTACAGTGTTTTACAGGGCATCGATCGGATCATTCCCGTCGATGTTTATGTGCCAGGATGCCCACCCCGCCCGGAGCAAATTCTCGATGGGGTACTGCAGGTGCAGGAACTGGCCAAAAACGAGTCGCTCCGTCGGCGTAATACCGAGGAATATACGAAGCTGCTGAACTCATACAACATTCAGTAACCCGTTGCTGGTCGTTTGCGTTGTCGTTTTCTGTACTGCCCAGCCAGCCATTGGTTCTATTTCTTAATTCCATTCACCCATTATGCTGACCAACGAGGAAGTTGCGCAGACCATTATCCAACAATTTGGTGAAGCCGTTAGCGATTTCGACGATCCGTATGATCTGCTGACCTTTTCGACAAGCCGGGAGACCATCGTTTCGGTCATTGAGTACCTTAAGGATCACCCTACGTATCAGGTTGGCTTTCTGACCGATATTACGGCGGTTCACTACCCGGATTCGACAGGCAGGGAATTCTGCGTAGTTTACCACCTGCACAGCCTGACCA is a window from the Spirosoma rigui genome containing:
- a CDS encoding sialate O-acetylesterase encodes the protein MLQRNTSNQATIRVTGIYTTAVSRIEARLVARDGQGTSTDWRTIQDNPAGGTYAGDVTGQGGWYNLEVRGINGDQQVGNVTSVERVGIGEVFVIAGQSNGQGVHQDAPNPRNDRVNCVNYRYPNEGFPNDPPVPTFTQLDNSPDFTIAPRGTGSWCWGQLGDLLVKRLNVPVMFFNAAFSGTAVRNWQESAPDGGVAYGIINGEPYLARQPYINLKIALQFYANMLGVRAVLWHQGETDNLVNTEQSRYVNELQFVINQSRQDYGRNVPWMVARASYGDFIGGSDPAIIAAQNQVISSSQNVFAGPETDNIQIPRSRPPLNDGLHFDFNGLVDLANAWSNSLNDSFFQRATPITAAPAPSISAACAGGNNVTFTVNGDYSSIQWETGETGRSITRGPGSQVRAKVKDSRGNTQFSSLLRVSDLPVATVIGNGPPAVCIGSSLGLTTNYDNNVTWINQQNNQTVSTSRTLNTSSAGAYYVSYRDVSGCTFVSNVLNVTVNPLPATPTIANDKPTTFCQGDNTVLRGSSTNVRYNWSDGQQNQTITVGASGSYFTTVTDQNNCTSAQSNTIVVTANPVPAKPAIALSGPTTFCADQNITLTAPDGLTYQWTGGLTTRAITINQAGNYSVQTRNQFGCSSVQSDVITIRVNPLPATPTVSAAGPTTFCDGNQVTLNAASNLDIVWSSGQNSKAITVTTSGNYAARSRDQNGCLSPSSSAIAVVVNPLPAAPTILSNREPIICEGDRITFRVEGPFTVFWNTGDSTQTITTNRAGNYSARVRDVNGCVSPQSRATTVELRPLPPAPSINMIGTYTLEAISSTNGTQFRWRRDNDSLAVSTAVIKASQSGNYTARSSIIYSPTLTCFSVPSAAYAFTIEPGSDGLSVYPNPSPDKVVIVETQNTLTNATLTVYTLTGQLVLTTVVPSFDDRKRLQLTGVLPGQYLLRVQAADFDVSKRILVGL
- a CDS encoding T9SS type A sorting domain-containing protein yields the protein MSNHYRLLGLFVLGFLLAGYAAVAQTSSQAVKITYPESRAVFQRENDNTCTIYLSGNYSQPVDSVQARVQAEVTGQGINTDWVTVQRSPQGGIFQGSLRAKGGWYRLEVQAFAGGTIIGTDVVRKVGIGEVFIITGQSNAQGFQNFGAVGATDDRVNCVTYDNFTANSLSDPPSPTFQQLSAAAIIGPRGKSAWCWGVLGDLIAKQYQVPVLFINTAWQGTVIRNWRDSAEGKVAKNIFAMGTPDENFPNGMPYANLVIALRYYCSIQGLRAVLWQQGENDNVPLNSTRQAYSEDMQYIINKTRADTRRYPAWVLARSSYNAGKVSQEIIQAQNDVINTYNNNVFAGPFTDNIQVPRYEGEVHFGGDGLKQLGQAWFESLNAVFFASSRPLPPLAPPTVSVACAASNNSLTLKLPDLYKSYTWNSGQSSQSINVSQTGVYRAVLKDEYGNTYLSPTVDVQGPIQPANPTISLASRPNQIADTQQQICTDSSLVLLANTSSNSSASWSTGTVSKTIRLSQAGTYTAQAISVYGCKSAQTSTINLTVRPKVPTPTVEQVGTYSLQATLPTPTGAQTDQFDWRRGGELLPQTGREIKVVVTANYTARAKSTFTINTNNSITCYSDFSAPKGFTFDQSAGGLSVYPNPSRDGVVVVETLENLPDASVDVYSLTGQQLYTQQIPLLDERKTVNLSGLAQGTYIIRVRSSGFNVSRRILINR
- a CDS encoding NADH-quinone oxidoreductase subunit A, translating into MNATYVPADYLPVLIQLGLALGFIVTTMLVTHNIGPKRHSEKKDDPFECGIPVQGDARTPISIKYFLIAILFVLFDVEVIFLYPWAVNFKGLGVAGFVEMVLFMGLLLAGFYYIIRKGVLKWE
- a CDS encoding NADH-quinone oxidoreductase subunit B is translated as MATDIKLVEGPASYEGPGFQATSFDKLIGLARANSLWPLPFATSCCGIEFMSTMASHYDLARFGSERPSFSPRQADMLLVAGTIAKKMAPIVKQVYLQMAEPRWVIAIGACASSGGIFDTYSVLQGIDRIIPVDVYVPGCPPRPEQILDGVLQVQELAKNESLRRRNTEEYTKLLNSYNIQ